A region from the Salvia hispanica cultivar TCC Black 2014 unplaced genomic scaffold, UniMelb_Shisp_WGS_1.0 HiC_scaffold_531, whole genome shotgun sequence genome encodes:
- the LOC125199519 gene encoding phosphatidylinositol N-acetylglucosaminyltransferase subunit P-like isoform X1: protein MALKISQMRCITAMTNTATEIRMEERCSVNSPRQILSFSKTRAANVSFSDADHRSQTELGELGISGEHGPKLSEVYGFVGSITTVVFTVIFIVWAYVPDHWLHSIGIYYYPSRYWALAVPTYVMVTIVLAVTFYIGMNFMLTPPPTSLNIMFDEFSREMLSSVPLVDDDEQPIEPISDIGINKINKIMFESFK from the exons ATGGCACTCAAGATTTCACAGATGAGGTGCATCACAGCAATGACAAATACAG CAACCGAAATTAGGATGGAAGAGCGTTGCTCTGTCAATAGCCCACGACAGATTCTGAGCTTCTCCAAGACCCGGGCGGCCAACGTCTCCTTCTCCGACGCCGATCACCGCTCCCAGACCGAATTAGGCGAATTAGGCATCTCCGGCGAGCACGGCCCCAAACTCTCTGAGGTTTATGGATTCGTCGGATCCATCACCACTGTTGTTTTTACAG TCATATTCATCGTGTGGGCGTATGTTCCTGACCATTGGTTGCATTCTATTGGGATCTATTACTATCCAAGCAG GTATTGGGCTTTGGCGGTGCCAACTTACGTGATGGTGACGATTGTGCTGGCCGTCACATTTTATATTGGCATGAATTTTATGTTAACTCCTCCTCCTACCTCCTTAAATATAATGTTTG ATGAATTTAGTAGGGAAATGCTGAGCAGTGTCCCTTTAGTAGATGATGACGAGCAGCCAATTGAGCCTATATCTGACATAGgcattaacaaaattaacaaaatcatgTTCGAAAGCTTCAAATGA
- the LOC125199519 gene encoding uncharacterized protein LOC125199519 isoform X3 has product MALKISQMRCITAMTNTATEIRMEERCSVNSPRQILSFSKTRAANVSFSDADHRSQTELGELGISGEHGPKLSEVYGFVGSITTVVFTVIFIVWAYVPDHWLHSIGIYYYPSRYWALAVPTYVMVTIVLAVTFYIGMNFMLTPPPTSLNIMFGTTTPPPATIQSTRSASLTN; this is encoded by the exons ATGGCACTCAAGATTTCACAGATGAGGTGCATCACAGCAATGACAAATACAG CAACCGAAATTAGGATGGAAGAGCGTTGCTCTGTCAATAGCCCACGACAGATTCTGAGCTTCTCCAAGACCCGGGCGGCCAACGTCTCCTTCTCCGACGCCGATCACCGCTCCCAGACCGAATTAGGCGAATTAGGCATCTCCGGCGAGCACGGCCCCAAACTCTCTGAGGTTTATGGATTCGTCGGATCCATCACCACTGTTGTTTTTACAG TCATATTCATCGTGTGGGCGTATGTTCCTGACCATTGGTTGCATTCTATTGGGATCTATTACTATCCAAGCAG GTATTGGGCTTTGGCGGTGCCAACTTACGTGATGGTGACGATTGTGCTGGCCGTCACATTTTATATTGGCATGAATTTTATGTTAACTCCTCCTCCTACCTCCTTAAATATAATGTTTG GTACCACAACACCACCACCAGCCACCATTCAATCAACCAGATCTGCTTCCTTGACCAATTGA
- the LOC125199519 gene encoding phosphatidylinositol N-acetylglucosaminyltransferase subunit P-like isoform X2, giving the protein MGGYNQDKATEIRMEERCSVNSPRQILSFSKTRAANVSFSDADHRSQTELGELGISGEHGPKLSEVYGFVGSITTVVFTVIFIVWAYVPDHWLHSIGIYYYPSRYWALAVPTYVMVTIVLAVTFYIGMNFMLTPPPTSLNIMFDEFSREMLSSVPLVDDDEQPIEPISDIGINKINKIMFESFK; this is encoded by the exons ATGGGCGGCTACAATCAAGACAAAG CAACCGAAATTAGGATGGAAGAGCGTTGCTCTGTCAATAGCCCACGACAGATTCTGAGCTTCTCCAAGACCCGGGCGGCCAACGTCTCCTTCTCCGACGCCGATCACCGCTCCCAGACCGAATTAGGCGAATTAGGCATCTCCGGCGAGCACGGCCCCAAACTCTCTGAGGTTTATGGATTCGTCGGATCCATCACCACTGTTGTTTTTACAG TCATATTCATCGTGTGGGCGTATGTTCCTGACCATTGGTTGCATTCTATTGGGATCTATTACTATCCAAGCAG GTATTGGGCTTTGGCGGTGCCAACTTACGTGATGGTGACGATTGTGCTGGCCGTCACATTTTATATTGGCATGAATTTTATGTTAACTCCTCCTCCTACCTCCTTAAATATAATGTTTG ATGAATTTAGTAGGGAAATGCTGAGCAGTGTCCCTTTAGTAGATGATGACGAGCAGCCAATTGAGCCTATATCTGACATAGgcattaacaaaattaacaaaatcatgTTCGAAAGCTTCAAATGA